The Bacteroidota bacterium DNA window GAAGTATTTCCTTATTTGAAAGATCGAGTGTTTGAATGATGGGTCCATCGGTGGTTTGCCTTACAAGCTTTACTTTATTAAGTTTTGCATAAGGCGTAAAGCCTCCTGCCATTGAGACTGCTTCGTATACTGTCAGCTTGGCTTTTGTTATCCTGTAAGTACCCTGGGAGTTGAACTCTCCTATGAGGCTGATGGTGTTGTTGATCAGTTTGATGGTGACAATGGGTTGATTAACATATTTCTTAATTCTCTCAGTCAGGATGTCTCTGGCTTCATCCAGTGTCATGCCCTGTACCTGAAGTTCTCCCAGGAAAGGGAAATATATATACCCTTCATCATTGACATAATATCCCACCAAAACCTGGTTGCTCTCCGAATACGTGGTATTGGATGCTAAGGGAGGGTTGAAGAAAGCAGTATTGACCCCTTCTACACTGGTAACCCCAATATAAAGATTATCATTGGGTTGGATACGGTAAGTGCCCTCAATATCACTGGAATCGGCATATACAAATCCACTGTCCTTCTTCTTTTCCTGCATTAACAGCAACTTTCTCTGCGGGATACAGGAAGAAAGTATGAGAAGTACAATGACAGAAAAATAACATAAAAATCTCAGATTCCTGTTCCTATGCATTATAAGACCGGTCTAAAGATGTAACACAACTTCTTCTGCAAGCTTTTGATAGCTGGAAATAGCTTTGCAGAAGATTATTTTTTATCTGGCATAAATATAATACAGGTTTTGGTTATTTTTAGGGTTTCTAAAAACAGGTTATCAACAGAGTTATTCAACGCATGAGGCATTCAGAATCAAGCCGGAACCCGAGAATTTGTTTTCTAATGCATGAGAGAAGCTTAACACGCGATTCCTGGGTAGGTACTTCGACGTTCATGTATGAAGCCCTTAAGAAAAGAAACAATAATGTGGAGTTGAGAAAGATCAGGGTTGTAAAGGCACCGTTGATCACTTTTCTCAATAAGCTGATGATTAAAATATCAGGATTGAAATACAATCTGTCCCATAGTTTTTATGCTTCGGGGTATTACCGGAGGAAGCTGACCAAATTGCTGAAAGAAAATGATTATGATGCTATTATAGCACCCGCTATGTCGACTGCCATCAGTTCACTACCCCATACCATACCCCTTGTTTATGTTTCGGATGCCACGGTGAGGTTGATGTATAACTATTACGAATGGTTTTCGGGATTCACGTTTTTCAGTTACCGGGAAAGCATTGCCGTTGAAAAGAAAGCTCTGGGGAATGCAGATTTATGTGTATTTTCATCGGAATGGGCGGCACGAAGTGCCATTCAGGATTACGGAGCGGATCCCTCCAGGGTTCATGTGATCCCTTTTGGTGCAAACCTCAGGGAAGAGGAAATACTGCCCTTTGAAAAAGTTATTCATAGAGATAAAGGGGAAAAATGCAGGCTGCTCTTCCTGGGTATGGAGTGGGAGAGAAAAGGGGGACAGATTGTGCTTGACGCATATCTTCACCTCAGGAAAGAAGGGTTTCCCTGTGATCTGACCATTCTGGGTTGTGACCCTCCTGAAGCGAGGAGGATTGAAGGCGTTGAGATCATTTCTTTCATCAATAAGAATACCCCGGAGGGGAAAAAGCAATGGGATGAGTTGATGCTGACAAGGCATTTTCTTCTTTTACCCACCCAGGCCGAATGCTTCGGAGTCGTTTTCTGCGAAGCAAGTGCTTATGGAATGCCCTCCCTCGGCCCCGATACCGGAGGTGTCTCCAACGCACTCGTTGGAGGGAAAACAGGGTTCCTCCTCCCGGAAGGTTCCTCGGGTAGAGATTATGCAGAAATTGTGAAAGAAGTTTATACCCACTACGAAGCCGAATACCTCCCCCTCTCTAAATCATCAAGAGAAACATACGACAAATTACTCAACTGGGACCACTGGGCCCAATCCGTCCTGAATTTAATAAAACCTTACTCCTAACCTTACGTCATCCCGGCGTAAGCCGGGACATCCCGGCGTAAGCCGGGACAACCCATTTTTTTCTTAGCTTTGCACCACATAACACCCTTATGCATAAAGTCATCGGAATCGGAAATGCTTTGGTGGATATCATGACCTCACTGGATGATGACCGCCTGTTGATTGATTTGCATCTTCCCAAAGGAAGCATGCAGCTTGTGGATCTGGATACTTCCAACCATGTTCTTGGTGCCAGCGCTCATCTTCCCCGCTCGGTTACAGCAGGGGGCTCTGCTTCCAATACGATATACGGGCTGGCCAGGCTCGGTGTGGAAGCAGCTTTTATCGGGAAGATCGGTAACGATGAATATGGTCGCGCATACGCGGATGACCTGGCCCTGAACCGTATCCTGCCTAAACTTATGGTTAGCCTTACACATTCAGGAAGAGCTGTTGCCCTGATAAGTGCCGATTCGGAGCGGACCTTTGCAACACATCTGGGTGCCGCCCTGGAACTTATTGCCGAAGACCTTCTGGAAAACCATTTCACCGGATTTCATATCCTGCATATTGAAGGTTATCTGGTACAGAATTATCCACTGATCACCCGTGC harbors:
- a CDS encoding glycosyltransferase family 4 protein, which codes for MHERSLTRDSWVGTSTFMYEALKKRNNNVELRKIRVVKAPLITFLNKLMIKISGLKYNLSHSFYASGYYRRKLTKLLKENDYDAIIAPAMSTAISSLPHTIPLVYVSDATVRLMYNYYEWFSGFTFFSYRESIAVEKKALGNADLCVFSSEWAARSAIQDYGADPSRVHVIPFGANLREEEILPFEKVIHRDKGEKCRLLFLGMEWERKGGQIVLDAYLHLRKEGFPCDLTILGCDPPEARRIEGVEIISFINKNTPEGKKQWDELMLTRHFLLLPTQAECFGVVFCEASAYGMPSLGPDTGGVSNALVGGKTGFLLPEGSSGRDYAEIVKEVYTHYEAEYLPLSKSSRETYDKLLNWDHWAQSVLNLIKPYS
- a CDS encoding polysaccharide biosynthesis/export family protein, which gives rise to MQEKKKDSGFVYADSSDIEGTYRIQPNDNLYIGVTSVEGVNTAFFNPPLASNTTYSESNQVLVGYYVNDEGYIYFPFLGELQVQGMTLDEARDILTERIKKYVNQPIVTIKLINNTISLIGEFNSQGTYRITKAKLTVYEAVSMAGGFTPYAKLNKVKLVRQTTDGPIIQTLDLSNKEILLSDLYYVYPNDLLYAEPMKAKTWGIGPTFSLALFTSLITLYLLLKTL
- a CDS encoding adenosine kinase, giving the protein MHKVIGIGNALVDIMTSLDDDRLLIDLHLPKGSMQLVDLDTSNHVLGASAHLPRSVTAGGSASNTIYGLARLGVEAAFIGKIGNDEYGRAYADDLALNRILPKLMVSLTHSGRAVALISADSERTFATHLGAALELIAEDLLENHFTGFHILHIEGYLVQNYPLITRAVELARKAGLLISIDLASYNVVDEHRNFLEKLLSEQVDIIFANEEEAKAFTGMDPYRALEILGDLADYAIVKTGPNGSLVKSKNQVFHIDAIPAHCIDTTGAGDLYASGFLYGLVNGCSPENCGKIGSILAGNIIEVVGARMDDHRWAKIMDQVSLLL